AACTATGGGAATCGGCACGTGGTGTTGGGCAGAAGGTAAAGAAGCCTGTGCATTATCCAGGAGTTACCGAAGTGCAGCGAAAAATCAAAAATCTGTAATTAGTTTGATATAAAAATAGAAGAGGAATTTCTTATGTCATTAAAGTTCAATAAATTAGCACGTACTGAACTGCGTAAATTGGCTCCCGGACAGAAACTCATGGAGCATGGTATCAGCTTTGAACGTCTAGCCAACGGTGATGGTGTTTATTCTGTAAATATTATGGTGGATGGACAAAGGATTCATCGGGTGGTCGGACGAGAGTCTGATGGAACAACCCGCACACAGGCAGAGGAATTTATTGAAAAAATTCGCCGTGATGCCAAAGACGATCGGCTAAACCTTCCTAAAGGGCGTAAGCTTATTTTTAATTTCAAAGAAGCTGCCTTGAAATATCTGGAAAAGCAACAACACGAAGGGGGTAAAAATTTAAGAGTTAAGCGTCTGCAAATGAAATTACACCTGATTCCGTTTTTTGGTGAACTGGCTCTAAATAAAATTAGCACTTCAGATATCGAATGTTATAAGAAACTGCGTCAGGAGAGCAATGTAAAACCGAGTACAATTAATCGTGAACTAGCCACCATTTCGCATCTATTTAATAAAGCTATTGAGTGGCAATGGCTGGACAAAAAAACCGGTAATATTAAACGACTTAAAGAAAATCAAAGCAAAATTACTTACCTAACCTCAGAGCAAGTCAGTCGAGTGCTGGAAGCCGCAAAAAATGACCCTCATCCACAAGTTTATCTGTTCATCATGATTGGACTTGAAACCGCCATGCGCCGAATGGAGATTTTATCTATCAAAATAGAGCATATCGACTTAGAACGACGCATCATTCATATCCCGCAAGCTAAAGCAGGCTCTCGCCAACAGCCGATTACCAAACGTCTGGCTCAAATCTTATCTGATCACTTAAACGGTGTTTCCCAAGAAAAAATATGGTTGTTCCCGGCTACCAAATCAAATTCAGACAGCGGTCATACAATCAGCATTGAAAAACCATTCCGCCGGGTTATTGAAGCTGCCGGTTTGAATTCCAAGGAGATAGTGCGCCATACATTAAGACATACTGCGATCACTCATTTAGTGCAGACTGGGGTTGATCTCCCAACAGTGAAAAGAATTTCCGGACATAAGACACTTCAGATGGTAGAGCGATATAGCCATCAAAACGGAACGCATATTCAAGCAGCAATGGATAAATTAGAGATGAGATACAACCTTATACATTTGATTTCTTAATTTATCTTAATCTTTGAAAGGGGTTTTACTCTATATCGATCTGTAATTAACAGTTAAATCCTATTTAATTTTGCGAGTTGCAGATAATGAGCTCCAAAAGCTGTTAATCTACACCCCGTTGCTTCTATAGCTGCATAATACATATGCTCGGCTTGAGTTGGCACAACCAATCCATGTCGATTATACATTTGTAATTCCTTAAATTGTCGCTCCTTACTTTCATCTCTAGGAAGATGTCTGAATTTTTCAGGGATACTGTTACGATCCGACTCAAAAGATGGATCTAAGGGAAACGTATGAGCTGCTTCTGGGAAATAATCTGGCAATCTTCTAAGAACTTCTTTGGGAATCTTCGGACTTACTTCTCGCAATACCACAAATGTTTGTACGTTTGCTTTATATATAGGGCGTTGCTCCCATGGTCCTAGTATCTGATCTACATGAGAATAAAGAGATGCGGGAGTTATCCGGCCACAAATATCGGCCGCACTTCCACTTAAAGCATCTAAGAGGATACTGGTAAATAATCCATGCCCATTAGTTTCTGCTGCCACTGCATTGCGGTGACATGCAGTTAAGATTGTAACCCCAGTGCCAATAGTGGCTATTTGTGAATTCGACAAAGCGGGTACTTCACCCATAAAACCAGAATGGCAACAATCGAGAATCACTACTGTTGATTTGATATGTGGATAAGCTTGATTTGATTTACCTAATATGTCTGCTATAGACATGCCCCAAGCACCCGACCCTCCATCTATACTGACAATATGGCCAGTATTTGTATCTGGGCTTATAATGCCATGACCTGCGAAGTACAAGAGGGCAACGTCTGCATCACCTTTAAATAAATTACAAAGAGAATCACTTATCGCTGCATTAGACGCCTTTTCATTTGTTAAAAGCTGTACAGAAAAATTTGGCGATCCATCTCCATTTTTTTCAAGTGTGCTTGCTATTGCTAACGCATCATTCACACATCCCTTTAACGGTTGCTGAGGGTAATTGTCAATAC
The genomic region above belongs to Gammaproteobacteria bacterium and contains:
- a CDS encoding site-specific integrase, producing MSLKFNKLARTELRKLAPGQKLMEHGISFERLANGDGVYSVNIMVDGQRIHRVVGRESDGTTRTQAEEFIEKIRRDAKDDRLNLPKGRKLIFNFKEAALKYLEKQQHEGGKNLRVKRLQMKLHLIPFFGELALNKISTSDIECYKKLRQESNVKPSTINRELATISHLFNKAIEWQWLDKKTGNIKRLKENQSKITYLTSEQVSRVLEAAKNDPHPQVYLFIMIGLETAMRRMEILSIKIEHIDLERRIIHIPQAKAGSRQQPITKRLAQILSDHLNGVSQEKIWLFPATKSNSDSGHTISIEKPFRRVIEAAGLNSKEIVRHTLRHTAITHLVQTGVDLPTVKRISGHKTLQMVERYSHQNGTHIQAAMDKLEMRYNLIHLIS
- a CDS encoding caspase family protein, with the translated sequence MKKALVIGIDNYPQQPLKGCVNDALAIASTLEKNGDGSPNFSVQLLTNEKASNAAISDSLCNLFKGDADVALLYFAGHGIISPDTNTGHIVSIDGGSGAWGMSIADILGKSNQAYPHIKSTVVILDCCHSGFMGEVPALSNSQIATIGTGVTILTACHRNAVAAETNGHGLFTSILLDALSGSAADICGRITPASLYSHVDQILGPWEQRPIYKANVQTFVVLREVSPKIPKEVLRRLPDYFPEAAHTFPLDPSFESDRNSIPEKFRHLPRDESKERQFKELQMYNRHGLVVPTQAEHMYYAAIEATGCRLTAFGAHYLQLAKLNRI